In Candidatus Effluviviaceae Genus V sp., a genomic segment contains:
- a CDS encoding rubrerythrin family protein yields the protein MATKDNLAAAFAGESQANRKYLAYAKKAEDDGYPQVAKLFRAAAAAETVHAHAHFDVMGGVQDTAANLQDAIEGEGHEFTEMYPDFLHEAEEEGNDPAVLSFGRAMAVEKIHHNLYQDALKAVESGNDIKSEKVYVCSVCGNTVYGDPPDVCPVCGAKKEAFFEVE from the coding sequence ATGGCGACGAAGGACAACCTGGCGGCGGCGTTCGCGGGCGAGAGTCAGGCGAACCGGAAGTACCTGGCCTACGCGAAGAAGGCCGAGGACGACGGCTACCCGCAGGTGGCGAAGCTCTTCCGCGCGGCGGCGGCGGCCGAGACGGTCCACGCGCACGCGCACTTCGACGTGATGGGCGGCGTCCAGGACACGGCTGCGAACCTCCAGGACGCCATCGAGGGCGAGGGACACGAGTTCACAGAGATGTACCCGGACTTCCTGCACGAGGCGGAGGAGGAGGGGAACGACCCGGCGGTGCTCTCCTTCGGCAGGGCGATGGCCGTCGAGAAGATCCACCACAACCTCTACCAGGACGCGCTCAAGGCCGTCGAGTCGGGGAACGACATCAAGAGCGAGAAGGTCTACGTCTGTTCCGTGTGTGGTAACACCGTGTACGGCGACCCGCCGGACGTCTGCCCGGTCTGCGGCGCCAAGAAGGAAGCCTTCTTCGAGGTTGAATAA